A genomic window from Massilia sp. METH4 includes:
- a CDS encoding heavy metal translocating P-type ATPase — translation MSTELSQDVRIGGMSCAACVGRVERALAAVPGVTSASVNLATETARVETEAPLAFDALRAAVEKAGYEAEPVAAAAAPVPAPERPADAKATLQGWLRGANEGLPVLLSALLSLPLVLPMLLAPLGVTWAAAPWVQWLLATPVQFLFGARFYRAGWKAARAGAGNMDLLVALGTSAAYGLSGYLLLAGHGGHLYFEAASVVITLVLLGKWLEARAKRQTTAAIRALRTLRPESARVRRGGQDVDVPVASVRPGDLVVVRPGERIAVDGEVVEGASDVDESLITGESLPVARRQGERVTGGAINGAGLLVVRTTATGAESTLERIIRLVEDAQAAKAPVQQLVDRVSAVFVPVVLGIAALTLLGWWFVSGSLETATINAVAVLVIACPCALGLATPAAIMAGTGVAARHGILIKDAQALETAHGVTAVVFDKTGTLTQGRPALAGLRAHGIGEADLLALAAAVQQGSEHSLARAVLDAARERVLAVPVAQAVTALPGRGLAAAVGERELVLGSTRLMGERHIDLEPLRADAVALEQSGHTVSWLADAGKRQLLGLVAFNDPPKPTARAAVARLHAQGIATTMLTGDNAGSAAAVATAVGIGGVAANLLPADKTAHIAGLKAQGARVAMVGDGINDAPALAAADVGIAMSTGTDVAMHAAGITLMRGDPALVADALDISRRTFAKIRQNLFWAFVYNLAGIPLAALGMLNPVVAGAAMALSSVSVITNALLLRRWQPKKEGA, via the coding sequence ATGAGCACTGAACTTTCCCAGGACGTCCGCATCGGCGGCATGAGTTGCGCGGCTTGCGTCGGCCGCGTCGAGAGGGCGCTGGCCGCCGTGCCGGGCGTCACGAGCGCCAGCGTCAACCTGGCGACCGAGACGGCGCGTGTGGAAACCGAGGCGCCGCTGGCGTTCGACGCGTTGCGCGCCGCCGTCGAGAAGGCGGGCTACGAGGCCGAGCCGGTCGCCGCGGCAGCCGCCCCGGTGCCGGCACCGGAACGACCGGCCGATGCGAAGGCCACCCTGCAGGGCTGGCTGCGCGGCGCCAACGAAGGCTTGCCGGTGCTGCTGTCCGCGCTGCTGTCGCTGCCGCTGGTGCTGCCGATGCTGCTGGCGCCGCTGGGCGTGACATGGGCGGCGGCGCCCTGGGTGCAATGGCTGCTGGCCACGCCCGTGCAGTTCCTGTTCGGTGCCCGGTTCTACCGTGCCGGCTGGAAGGCGGCGCGCGCAGGCGCGGGCAATATGGACCTGCTGGTGGCGCTCGGCACCAGCGCGGCGTACGGCCTGTCCGGGTACCTGCTGCTGGCCGGGCACGGCGGGCACCTGTATTTCGAGGCCGCCTCGGTCGTCATCACGCTGGTCCTTCTCGGCAAGTGGCTGGAAGCGCGCGCCAAGCGCCAGACCACGGCGGCGATCCGCGCGCTGCGCACGCTGCGCCCCGAGTCGGCGCGCGTGCGGCGCGGCGGCCAGGACGTCGACGTGCCGGTGGCCAGCGTGCGCCCGGGTGACCTCGTGGTGGTGCGTCCCGGTGAGCGCATCGCCGTCGATGGCGAAGTGGTGGAAGGGGCGAGCGATGTCGACGAATCGCTGATCACCGGCGAGAGCCTGCCGGTGGCGCGCCGGCAGGGCGAACGGGTGACTGGCGGCGCGATCAATGGCGCCGGCCTGCTGGTCGTGCGCACCACGGCCACGGGCGCCGAGAGCACGCTGGAACGCATCATCCGCCTCGTCGAGGATGCCCAGGCGGCCAAGGCGCCGGTGCAGCAGCTGGTGGACCGTGTCAGCGCCGTGTTCGTGCCCGTCGTGCTGGGAATCGCCGCGCTCACGCTGCTCGGCTGGTGGTTCGTGTCCGGCAGCCTGGAAACGGCCACGATCAACGCGGTGGCCGTGCTGGTGATCGCCTGTCCATGTGCGCTGGGGCTGGCCACGCCCGCGGCGATCATGGCCGGCACCGGCGTGGCGGCCCGCCACGGCATCCTGATCAAGGATGCCCAGGCGCTGGAGACGGCGCACGGGGTCACGGCGGTGGTGTTCGACAAGACCGGAACGCTGACCCAGGGCCGCCCCGCGCTGGCGGGCCTGCGCGCGCACGGCATCGGTGAAGCGGACCTGCTGGCGCTGGCGGCCGCGGTGCAACAGGGCAGCGAGCACTCACTGGCGCGCGCCGTGCTGGACGCGGCGCGCGAACGGGTGCTCGCCGTGCCGGTGGCCCAGGCGGTGACGGCATTGCCGGGCCGCGGCCTGGCAGCCGCCGTCGGCGAGCGCGAGCTCGTGCTGGGCAGCACGCGGCTGATGGGCGAGCGGCACATCGATCTCGAGCCGCTGCGGGCGGACGCTGTTGCGCTCGAGCAGTCCGGCCATACCGTATCGTGGCTCGCCGATGCCGGCAAGCGCCAGCTGCTGGGGCTCGTGGCCTTCAACGATCCGCCCAAGCCCACGGCGCGGGCAGCGGTGGCGCGCCTGCACGCGCAGGGCATCGCCACCACCATGCTGACCGGCGATAACGCAGGCAGCGCGGCCGCCGTGGCGACGGCCGTTGGCATCGGCGGCGTGGCGGCAAACCTGCTCCCGGCTGACAAGACCGCCCATATCGCCGGCCTGAAGGCGCAGGGCGCCCGGGTGGCGATGGTGGGCGACGGCATCAACGACGCACCGGCACTGGCCGCGGCCGACGTGGGCATCGCGATGTCCACCGGTACCGACGTGGCGATGCACGCGGCCGGCATCACGCTGATGCGCGGCGACCCGGCGCTGGTGGCCGACGCGCTCGACATCTCGCGGCGCACGTTCGCAAAGATCCGCCAGAACCTGTTCTGGGCGTTCGTCTACAACCTGGCAGGCATTCCGCTGGCGGCGCTCGGCATGCTGAACCCCGTGGTGGCAGGTGCGGCGATGGCGCTGTCGTCGGTCAGCGTCATCACCAATGCATTGCTGCTGCGCCGCTGGCAGCCGAAGAAGGAGGGAGCATGA
- a CDS encoding ATPase, T2SS/T4P/T4SS family: MNTLADPFQPAVAALAAQWRQTASLDEIMLAAHDAAAVFGCDRLTLYAVDADGDYLISKARTQDACRDVKVAIGPHSIAGLAAQTRNPVHVADAHDDAELARIAPGLRFPRGVDERTGYRTRQVLAVPLVAPDSGALLGVIQLVNTRDGDPFPALAAEAAARLGEALAPRLAPHAPHARQAAAQAVEQPPALPAAAPARAGGDAARLLARIVADARRLGARAIHIEPAPGGAMIRLRRDGVLAPYATLPAGRADALVQHLAAAGGLARGGPGQPRQGTLDGRAHGWPDVLLHATAIPSAAGMDLVLRLAEARPPIPLAQLDMAPDDLARLQAILELPRGLLLVCGPQDAGKSTTLHALLGGLAGPHRKVCTAEDDPAPPQPGLCQVRLGGAAGLDAAAALEAFRQADADVIMVDALRGGVAAGLAIEAALAGRLVLAALPARGAAEGALRLLDLVADPFAVGDALAGVLAQRLVRRLCTACRQPYHPGAAELELLLTEYCAEMPAAGEAATAAMRDHLLASWRRLHGDGGSITLYRQVGCAACAGGYRGRSALFELMAGGAGMARLLAQRPDAARLATAAQDDGMRTLKMDGIDKVLAGITDIGSVRAACAR; the protein is encoded by the coding sequence ATGAACACGCTTGCGGACCCGTTCCAGCCGGCCGTGGCGGCACTGGCCGCGCAGTGGCGGCAGACGGCCAGCCTGGACGAGATCATGCTCGCTGCGCATGACGCCGCCGCCGTGTTCGGCTGCGACCGGCTCACGCTGTATGCCGTGGACGCCGACGGCGATTACCTCATCTCGAAGGCAAGGACGCAGGATGCCTGCCGCGACGTGAAGGTGGCGATCGGGCCGCACAGCATCGCCGGCCTGGCGGCGCAGACGCGCAACCCCGTCCACGTGGCGGACGCCCATGACGATGCCGAACTGGCGCGCATCGCGCCCGGCCTGCGCTTCCCGCGCGGCGTGGACGAGCGCACCGGTTACCGCACCAGGCAGGTGCTGGCCGTGCCGCTCGTGGCACCGGACAGCGGCGCGCTGCTGGGCGTGATCCAGCTCGTCAACACGCGCGACGGCGATCCCTTCCCGGCCCTGGCCGCCGAGGCGGCGGCACGCCTGGGCGAAGCGCTCGCGCCGCGATTGGCGCCCCACGCGCCCCACGCGCGACAGGCGGCGGCGCAGGCGGTGGAGCAGCCGCCCGCCCTGCCTGCCGCCGCGCCGGCACGGGCGGGCGGCGATGCGGCGCGCCTGCTTGCCCGCATCGTGGCCGATGCGCGGCGCCTCGGGGCCCGCGCGATCCATATCGAGCCGGCACCCGGCGGCGCCATGATTCGCCTGCGCCGCGACGGCGTCCTGGCCCCCTATGCCACCCTGCCCGCCGGGCGTGCCGACGCCCTCGTGCAGCACCTGGCGGCTGCCGGCGGCCTTGCCCGCGGTGGGCCGGGCCAGCCGCGCCAGGGCACCCTCGACGGCCGCGCGCACGGCTGGCCGGACGTGCTGCTGCACGCCACCGCGATCCCGTCCGCGGCCGGCATGGACCTGGTGCTGCGGTTGGCCGAGGCGCGGCCACCGATACCGCTGGCGCAACTGGACATGGCGCCGGACGATCTCGCCCGCCTGCAGGCCATCCTGGAACTGCCGCGCGGCCTGCTGCTGGTATGCGGCCCGCAGGATGCCGGCAAGAGCACTACCCTGCATGCGCTGCTGGGCGGCCTGGCCGGCCCGCACCGCAAGGTCTGCACGGCCGAAGACGATCCGGCGCCACCGCAGCCCGGCCTGTGCCAGGTGCGGCTCGGCGGCGCCGCCGGGCTCGACGCCGCCGCCGCGCTCGAAGCGTTCCGGCAGGCCGATGCCGACGTGATCATGGTCGATGCGCTGCGTGGGGGCGTGGCGGCAGGGCTGGCCATCGAGGCGGCCCTCGCCGGCCGGCTGGTACTGGCCGCGCTGCCCGCACGCGGTGCCGCGGAGGGCGCGTTGCGGCTGCTGGACCTGGTTGCCGACCCGTTCGCGGTGGGCGACGCGCTGGCCGGCGTGCTGGCGCAGCGGCTGGTGCGGCGACTGTGCACTGCATGCCGGCAGCCCTACCACCCCGGTGCGGCCGAACTGGAACTGCTGCTGACGGAATATTGCGCGGAAATGCCGGCGGCCGGCGAGGCCGCCACCGCCGCCATGCGCGACCACCTGCTGGCGAGCTGGCGCCGGCTCCACGGCGATGGTGGCAGCATCACGCTGTATCGCCAGGTCGGCTGCGCCGCATGCGCGGGCGGCTACCGGGGCCGCAGCGCCCTGTTCGAGCTGATGGCGGGCGGCGCGGGCATGGCCCGGCTGCTGGCGCAGCGGCCGGACGCGGCACGCCTGGCCACGGCGGCGCAGGATGACGGCATGCGCACGCTGAAGATGGATGGCATCGACAAGGTGCTGGCCGGGATCACCGATATCGGGTCGGTGCGCGCGGCCTGCGCCAGGTAA
- a CDS encoding VOC family protein — protein sequence MLSHVFIGVTDFERAFAFYSALMETLGQPLRFRDDSRPWAGWMPCDAPRPLLLVGAPFDGMPATVGNGAMTALLAPDHATVDRAHAAALANGGTCEGPPGPRPEYHAHYYGAYFRDPDGNKLCVVCHH from the coding sequence ATGCTGTCCCATGTATTCATCGGCGTGACGGACTTCGAACGCGCCTTCGCCTTTTATTCCGCCCTGATGGAGACACTGGGCCAGCCGCTGCGCTTTCGCGACGACAGCCGCCCATGGGCCGGCTGGATGCCGTGCGATGCACCGCGACCGCTGCTGCTGGTCGGCGCGCCCTTCGACGGCATGCCCGCCACCGTGGGCAATGGCGCGATGACGGCGCTGCTGGCGCCCGACCACGCCACGGTCGACCGCGCGCACGCCGCGGCGCTGGCGAACGGCGGCACCTGCGAAGGCCCACCGGGCCCGCGGCCCGAGTACCACGCGCACTATTACGGCGCCTACTTCCGCGACCCGGACGGCAACAAGCTGTGCGTGGTGTGCCACCATTGA
- a CDS encoding GNAT family N-acetyltransferase, which yields MITIAELDGEGVRAAADALADVLHDCVAHGASVGFLPPFTVDDARRFWLDVAAQVDARARTLFAARDEAGTVCGTVQLALATPANGAHRAEVNKMLVHTRWRRRGVGRRLLQAAEARARELGRTLLVLDTWVGSGAQHLYAGLGYRTSGDIPRYAILRENTLGATRVMYKLLGPEFDVAAADPASPDAVALMRELSETLRGITGDDGTASFDPAGCTLFAIARDDRGRAVGCGALRPIDGEIAEIKRMYARPGAGAGIGSAVLAFLEAQAAALGCRGLWLETRKVNERAIRFYDAQGYLRIPNFGKYVGNDAAVCFGKRL from the coding sequence ATGATCACGATAGCCGAACTCGATGGCGAGGGCGTGCGCGCCGCCGCCGATGCCCTGGCCGATGTGCTGCACGACTGCGTCGCACATGGCGCCAGCGTCGGCTTCCTGCCGCCGTTCACGGTGGACGATGCGCGGCGCTTCTGGCTGGACGTGGCCGCGCAGGTCGATGCCCGTGCGCGCACCTTGTTCGCGGCGCGCGACGAGGCAGGCACGGTCTGCGGCACCGTGCAGTTGGCGCTGGCCACGCCGGCCAACGGCGCGCACCGCGCCGAAGTGAACAAGATGCTGGTACACACGCGTTGGCGGCGCCGCGGCGTCGGGCGAAGGCTGCTGCAGGCGGCCGAAGCGCGCGCCAGGGAGCTGGGGCGCACGCTGCTGGTGCTCGACACCTGGGTGGGCAGCGGCGCCCAGCACCTGTATGCAGGCCTCGGTTACCGCACCAGCGGCGACATCCCGCGCTACGCGATCCTGCGCGAGAACACGCTGGGCGCCACGCGCGTGATGTACAAGCTGCTCGGACCGGAGTTCGACGTGGCAGCGGCCGATCCCGCCTCGCCGGATGCCGTCGCGCTGATGCGCGAACTGTCCGAGACCCTGCGCGGCATCACGGGCGACGATGGCACGGCCTCGTTCGATCCCGCCGGCTGCACCCTGTTCGCGATCGCCCGCGACGATCGGGGCCGGGCGGTCGGCTGCGGCGCGCTGCGGCCCATCGATGGCGAGATCGCCGAGATCAAGCGCATGTACGCGCGGCCCGGCGCGGGGGCCGGCATCGGCTCGGCCGTGCTGGCCTTCCTGGAAGCGCAGGCCGCGGCGCTGGGTTGCCGGGGGCTATGGCTGGAAACGCGCAAGGTCAACGAGCGGGCGATCCGGTTCTACGACGCGCAAGGCTACCTGCGCATCCCGAACTTCGGCAAGTACGTGGGCAATGACGCGGCGGTGTGCTTCGGCAAGCGGCTGTAG
- a CDS encoding XRE family transcriptional regulator — MRNDERFEQKLVARLAALREGRGWSLEQLAQASGISRATLSRMERGESSPTAALLGKLCAAYGLPMSRLIAEVEEQGAQLIKSVDQATWTDPATGFTRRMVSPPAKGLRGELIEGRLPAGAVIDYEQPPQPGLEQHIWMLDGLLDYTLDGVTYRLQVGDCLRFRLYGPTRFSCPGPLGAHYLIAICEP; from the coding sequence ATGAGAAATGACGAACGCTTCGAACAAAAACTGGTGGCCCGGCTGGCCGCGCTGCGCGAGGGCCGTGGCTGGTCGCTGGAACAGCTGGCGCAGGCGAGCGGCATCAGCCGCGCCACCTTGTCGCGCATGGAGCGCGGCGAATCGAGTCCGACGGCGGCGCTGCTGGGCAAGCTGTGCGCCGCCTACGGCTTGCCGATGTCGCGCCTCATTGCCGAGGTGGAGGAGCAGGGCGCCCAGCTGATCAAGTCGGTCGACCAGGCCACCTGGACGGACCCTGCCACCGGCTTCACGCGCCGCATGGTGTCGCCGCCGGCGAAAGGCTTGCGCGGCGAATTGATCGAAGGCCGGCTGCCTGCCGGTGCGGTGATCGACTACGAACAGCCGCCGCAGCCGGGCCTGGAGCAGCACATCTGGATGCTGGACGGGCTGCTCGACTACACGCTCGATGGCGTCACGTACCGGCTGCAGGTGGGCGACTGCCTGCGCTTTCGCCTGTACGGTCCCACGCGCTTTTCCTGCCCCGGGCCGCTGGGTGCCCATTACCTGATAGCGATCTGCGAACCATGA
- a CDS encoding bile acid:sodium symporter family protein, protein MPSVLSSLSQFKPDNFTLVLLATVAVATVLPVTGQTAVVLGDVTAVVIGLLFFLHGAKLSRQAVIAGITHWRLHLTVLCSTFVLFPILGLAMKPLALAVLTPELYVGLLFLCMLPSTVQSSIALTAMGRGNVPAAICSASASNFLGIFITPLLVSAFIVQGPTGRSTGDAVLAIVLQLLVPFLAGQLLRPVIGGWVDRHKPMLRFVDQGSILLVIYTAFSEAVNEGLWHKLSTQVLVTLGVICCVLLAVVLALTTLASRKFGFSREDEVTIVFCGSKKSLASGVPMAKVLFASSSLGMVILPVMLFHQIQLMVCAVLAQRFARRAELAEPHVAHPVPQAPRRP, encoded by the coding sequence ATGCCTTCCGTTCTCTCCTCTCTCTCCCAGTTCAAGCCCGACAATTTCACGCTGGTCCTGCTCGCCACCGTCGCCGTCGCCACCGTGCTGCCGGTCACCGGCCAGACGGCCGTGGTCCTTGGCGACGTCACCGCGGTCGTCATCGGCCTGCTGTTCTTCCTGCACGGCGCCAAGCTGTCGCGCCAGGCGGTCATTGCCGGCATCACGCACTGGCGCCTGCACCTGACCGTGCTGTGCTCCACCTTCGTGCTGTTCCCCATCCTCGGCCTGGCCATGAAGCCGCTTGCGCTGGCGGTGCTCACGCCCGAGTTGTACGTGGGCCTGCTGTTCCTGTGCATGCTGCCATCGACCGTGCAATCGTCGATCGCGCTGACGGCGATGGGGCGCGGCAACGTGCCGGCCGCGATCTGCAGCGCCTCGGCCTCGAACTTCCTCGGCATCTTCATCACGCCGCTCCTGGTCTCGGCCTTCATCGTGCAAGGCCCCACGGGCCGCTCGACCGGCGACGCGGTGCTGGCCATCGTGCTGCAGTTGCTGGTGCCGTTCCTGGCCGGCCAGCTGCTGCGCCCGGTCATCGGCGGCTGGGTCGACCGGCACAAACCGATGCTCAGGTTCGTCGACCAGGGCTCGATCCTGCTGGTCATCTATACCGCCTTTTCCGAAGCGGTCAACGAGGGGCTGTGGCACAAGCTGTCGACGCAAGTGCTGGTCACGCTGGGCGTGATCTGCTGCGTGCTGCTGGCGGTCGTGCTGGCGCTGACGACGCTCGCCAGCCGCAAGTTCGGTTTTTCCCGCGAGGACGAGGTGACGATCGTGTTCTGCGGCTCCAAGAAAAGCCTCGCCTCCGGCGTGCCGATGGCGAAAGTGCTGTTCGCCTCTTCGTCGCTGGGCATGGTCATCCTGCCCGTCATGCTGTTTCACCAGATCCAGCTGATGGTGTGCGCCGTGCTGGCCCAGCGCTTCGCCCGGCGCGCGGAGCTCGCCGAGCCCCACGTTGCGCATCCCGTCCCCCAGGCGCCACGCCGCCCTTGA
- a CDS encoding inorganic phosphate transporter codes for MQTLEISIYALGLLIALALIFDFMNGFHDAANAIATVVSTGVLKPQTAVAMAAFFNFIAIFVVGLHVATTIGKGTIDPHVVDHHVIFGALVGAIVWNVITWYYGIPSSSSHALIGGLVGAAVAKAGTGALIAGGLIKTVVFIVVAPLLGFFLGTLIMLLVSWVFVKSTPRRIDTWFRRLQLASAAAYSLGHGGNDAQKTMGIIWMLLIASGHVAADATEPPTWVIVACYGMISFGTLFGGWRIVKTMGQKITKLKPVGGFCAETGGAITLLMASGLGVPVSTTHTITGAIVGVGSAQRLSAVRWGVAGNIVWAWVFTIPASAFVAAIGWWIGTQIL; via the coding sequence ATGCAGACCTTAGAAATCAGCATTTACGCGCTGGGGCTCCTGATCGCCCTCGCGCTGATCTTCGACTTCATGAACGGCTTCCATGACGCGGCGAATGCCATCGCCACCGTCGTGTCCACGGGCGTCCTGAAACCGCAGACCGCGGTGGCGATGGCCGCCTTCTTCAACTTCATCGCCATCTTCGTCGTCGGCCTGCACGTGGCCACCACGATCGGCAAGGGCACCATCGATCCGCACGTGGTCGACCATCATGTGATCTTCGGGGCACTCGTCGGCGCCATCGTGTGGAACGTGATTACCTGGTACTACGGCATCCCGTCGTCGTCGTCTCACGCGCTGATCGGCGGCCTGGTGGGCGCCGCCGTCGCCAAGGCCGGCACCGGCGCGCTGATCGCCGGCGGCTTGATCAAGACGGTGGTGTTCATCGTCGTGGCGCCGCTCCTGGGCTTCTTCCTGGGCACGCTGATCATGCTGCTGGTGTCGTGGGTGTTCGTGAAGTCCACGCCGCGCCGCATCGACACGTGGTTCCGCCGCCTGCAGCTGGCTTCCGCGGCAGCCTACAGCCTGGGCCATGGTGGCAACGACGCGCAAAAGACCATGGGCATCATCTGGATGCTGCTGATCGCTTCCGGCCACGTGGCCGCCGACGCGACCGAGCCGCCGACCTGGGTGATCGTGGCCTGCTACGGCATGATTTCCTTCGGCACGCTGTTCGGCGGCTGGCGCATCGTCAAGACGATGGGCCAGAAGATCACCAAGCTCAAACCCGTCGGCGGCTTCTGCGCCGAGACGGGCGGCGCGATCACGCTGCTGATGGCATCGGGCCTGGGCGTGCCCGTGTCCACCACGCACACGATCACCGGCGCCATCGTCGGCGTCGGTTCCGCGCAGCGCCTGTCGGCGGTGCGCTGGGGCGTGGCCGGCAATATCGTGTGGGCGTGGGTCTTCACGATTCCCGCCTCCGCCTTCGTGGCGGCGATCGGCTGGTGGATCGGCACGCAGATCCTGTAA
- a CDS encoding DUF47 domain-containing protein produces the protein MFGRLMPTEGKFFDLFNQHAELCVKGAKEMLGLMTNFDDLENRVHAIESIEKQADKITYTTVDLLHKTFITPIDRDDIHKLITKMDDILDMMEDAGQTVSLYDLHAVTPEAKRLAELVLACCEKVKEAVALLSNMDNARDIVGICEEIDRLESDADHVMRAAMSKLFRDEPDVRNLIKMKAIYEILETVTDRCEDVANIIEGIIVENA, from the coding sequence ATGTTTGGACGCCTGATGCCCACCGAGGGCAAATTCTTTGACCTGTTCAACCAGCATGCTGAACTGTGCGTCAAGGGCGCGAAAGAAATGCTGGGCCTGATGACCAATTTCGACGATCTGGAAAACCGGGTCCATGCCATCGAGAGCATCGAAAAACAGGCGGACAAGATCACGTACACCACGGTGGACCTGCTGCACAAGACGTTCATCACCCCGATCGACCGTGACGACATCCACAAGCTGATCACGAAGATGGATGACATCCTGGACATGATGGAAGACGCCGGCCAGACCGTGTCGCTGTACGACCTGCATGCCGTCACGCCGGAAGCGAAGCGCCTGGCCGAGCTGGTGCTGGCCTGCTGCGAGAAGGTGAAGGAAGCCGTGGCGCTGCTGTCGAACATGGACAATGCGCGCGACATCGTCGGCATCTGCGAAGAGATCGACCGCCTGGAGTCGGACGCAGACCACGTGATGCGCGCCGCGATGTCCAAGCTGTTCCGCGACGAGCCGGACGTGCGCAACCTGATCAAGATGAAGGCAATCTACGAGATCCTAGAAACCGTCACCGACCGCTGCGAAGACGTGGCCAACATCATCGAAGGCATCATCGTCGAGAACGCGTAA
- a CDS encoding replicative DNA helicase yields the protein MNSPSDPQVDSLRIPPHSIEAEQSVIGGLLRDNAAWDRIADFMHAEDFYRYDHRIIFEQMIRLINSGKPADVITVFEALSMLGKADEVGGLQYLNAMAQNTPSAANIRRYAEIVRDRGVLRKLITVADEISGNAFSPQGKEVKQMLDEAESKIFAIAEQGARGAQGWLAVQPLLTQVVERIDELYSRDSGSEITGVPTGFADLDKMTSGLQPGDLVIVAGRPSMGKTAFSVNIGENVAIEAGLPVAVFSMEMGGAQLAMRMLGSVGQLDQHRLRTGKLNDEDWPRLTHAIQKMNEAQLYIDETPALNPIEMRARARRLARQCGKLGLIIVDYLQLMQGSQPGDNRAAEISEISRSLKGLAKELHCPVIALSQLNRSLEQRPNKRPVMSDLRESGAIEQDADVIIFLYRDEVYNPDSPDKGTAEIIIGKQRNGPIGAIRLTWMGMYTKFGNYTGNLSIYQGD from the coding sequence ATGAATTCCCCATCCGACCCGCAAGTCGATTCCCTCCGCATCCCGCCGCACTCCATCGAAGCCGAGCAATCGGTGATCGGCGGCCTGCTGCGCGACAATGCCGCCTGGGACCGCATCGCCGACTTCATGCATGCGGAGGATTTCTATCGCTACGACCACCGGATCATCTTCGAACAGATGATCCGCCTGATCAACTCCGGCAAACCGGCGGACGTGATTACCGTGTTCGAGGCGCTCTCGATGCTGGGCAAGGCCGATGAGGTCGGCGGTTTGCAATACCTGAACGCGATGGCGCAAAACACGCCGTCGGCGGCGAACATCCGCCGTTACGCCGAGATCGTGCGCGACCGCGGCGTGCTGCGCAAGCTGATCACGGTGGCCGATGAAATCTCCGGCAACGCCTTCAGCCCGCAGGGCAAGGAAGTCAAGCAGATGCTCGACGAGGCGGAGTCGAAGATCTTCGCGATCGCCGAGCAGGGCGCGCGCGGCGCGCAGGGCTGGCTGGCCGTGCAGCCGCTGCTGACGCAGGTGGTCGAACGCATCGACGAGCTGTACAGCCGCGACAGCGGCAGCGAGATCACCGGCGTACCGACCGGTTTCGCCGACCTGGACAAGATGACATCCGGCCTGCAGCCCGGCGACCTGGTCATCGTGGCCGGCCGCCCGTCGATGGGCAAGACGGCGTTTTCCGTCAACATCGGCGAGAACGTCGCGATCGAGGCAGGCTTGCCCGTCGCCGTGTTCTCGATGGAGATGGGCGGCGCGCAGCTGGCGATGCGTATGCTGGGCTCCGTTGGCCAGCTCGACCAGCATCGCCTGCGTACCGGCAAGCTGAACGACGAAGACTGGCCGCGGCTCACGCACGCGATCCAGAAAATGAATGAAGCCCAGCTCTACATCGACGAGACGCCGGCGCTGAACCCCATCGAGATGCGCGCGCGCGCGCGCCGCCTGGCGCGCCAGTGTGGCAAGCTGGGGCTGATCATCGTCGACTACCTGCAGCTGATGCAGGGTTCGCAGCCGGGCGACAACCGCGCCGCCGAGATCTCGGAAATCTCGCGCTCGCTGAAGGGCCTGGCGAAGGAATTGCACTGCCCGGTCATCGCGCTGTCGCAGCTGAACCGCTCGCTGGAACAGCGGCCCAACAAACGTCCCGTGATGTCCGACCTGCGCGAATCCGGCGCTATCGAACAGGATGCGGACGTGATCATCTTCCTTTACCGCGACGAGGTCTACAACCCCGACTCGCCGGACAAGGGCACCGCCGAAATCATCATCGGCAAGCAACGTAATGGCCCCATCGGCGCCATTCGCCTGACCTGGATGGGCATGTACACCAAGTTCGGCAACTACACCGGTAATCTGTCGATCTATCAGGGCGACTGA
- the rplI gene encoding 50S ribosomal protein L9 yields MQIILLEKVINVGNLGDVVKVKDGYARNFLIPQKLARRATTAAVAEFEAKRADLEKAAAEKLAAAQGQGEKLNGMTVTVSQKAGVDGRLFGSVTNYDIAEALTKAGFAVEKAAVRMPNGPLKTTGEHPVSVSLHTDVVVDVTVAVVGEAA; encoded by the coding sequence ATGCAAATCATTCTGCTGGAAAAAGTTATCAACGTCGGCAACCTGGGCGACGTGGTGAAGGTCAAGGACGGCTACGCACGTAACTTCCTGATCCCGCAAAAGCTGGCACGCCGTGCCACCACGGCCGCCGTGGCCGAGTTCGAAGCCAAGCGCGCCGACCTGGAAAAGGCCGCAGCTGAAAAGCTGGCCGCTGCACAGGGCCAGGGCGAAAAGCTGAACGGCATGACCGTGACCGTGTCGCAGAAGGCCGGCGTCGACGGCCGCCTGTTCGGTTCCGTGACCAACTACGACATCGCCGAAGCCCTGACCAAGGCCGGCTTCGCCGTGGAAAAAGCTGCCGTGCGCATGCCGAACGGCCCGCTGAAGACCACCGGCGAGCACCCGGTGTCGGTGTCGCTGCACACGGACGTGGTGGTCGACGTGACCGTCGCCGTCGTGGGCGAAGCCGCCTAA